The genomic DNA TGAGCAAACTGCTTATTGAAACGTTTGTTTACCACAGTCAAAGAAACGGATGCTTTCACTTTCTCCTGCAGATCCTGAGCTGCCACATTCCCGAAGGTTCACGTCAGGTGAGACAAGGAAACAGTTTCTCTAGAAGCTCGGAGGCAGTTTGTTCATGTAGCACGAGGCTGGAACATGTTCCTGCTTCTCTGTTTATATAAAGCAGCTTGCGCCACGGatctatttttttatatatttgaattattCTTATATAATCTTAAATGATTGATCGATTAAAAGTGAATCATAAGTAGCATCTTTGTATCTAAgcttttttatttaagtaataAAACAATTGTTCCgtgttgttttgttaaaaaGTCAAACTCACTCATCACTCATCTAATTATAGCAGTAAATTAGAATGTGCTATCGCTATATACCCAACGTTAGCATTAGCAACTGTTTCCTTACCAACTaatagactttaaataaagttggACGACATGAAAGCTCCCGAAAGGGTCTgttctccccctggtggctggctgcagtacagctcaTGAAGCCAGTCtactccatgttaacagatgggaggACAGGgatcaaagaaaaacacaaaaatcaaagaACATGGATAATTCATAATTGAACACTTGGGCAGAAAACCTCAGGGGGTCACAGGGTCAAAGCCTGATAAACAGAACCAAGACAAGCTGTgaagaaatctctctctctctctctctctctctctctctctctctctctctctctctctctctctctctctctctctctctctctctctctccctctctccctccctctctctctctctctctctctctctctctctctctctctcctctctctctctctctctctctctctctctctctctctctctctctctctctctctctctctctctctctctctctctctctccctctctccctccctctctctctctctctctctctctctctctctctctctctctctctctctctctcctgcaggtaATAAAGAATGCACCATGTTTTCAGAACCTTCTCGAGGTGCAGTGAGCAGTGATGTttactctctctgttttctctcctctggtCGACAGGAAACAACCTGAGTTTAATGATCGAGCCCCAGAGACGGATGATAAGTAGCTGTCCGACATTCAGAGGGAAGTGAATGAGTTTTAGTGTCAAAGGTTGAAGGGAAACTCCGCTGGATTTCCACCTCACTGGGATCCAgtacctgcagggggcgctgtgtgAGGTCTGAGCTGCTTTAAAAGAAATGTACATGTACAGACtgcacatgaagacacacatcacaaaccaaacacacaaggtggagcaacacaaacaggaagtgctccTGCTGAGCACTAACAGTAAATGATcaggatttgtttgtgtgtcagtttgcatcattacacaaaaactactgcacAGATTATCACGAAACAGAGAATAACTCATTCATCTAGTATTACAGTAACCTGGTGGGTGTGTCGTTTATCTGAGCTCACGTACAAAGATCTTATCAAGTATTTGGCTCTTTAAATACTTCCAGTAAATCAGATGTTGAACGCAGTAAACAGAATACGAAAGCAGGGATCAGCGTAACTGGAAAACCCCcgagagtgaagaggaggaagatcagACTTCAGATAGTTGTTCAACAGTTTAGTTTCacgacacaaacaacacaaacaacaacaagcagGACGTGTGCaggacacagcaggagaggaCGACTCGgaggacacagcaggagaggaCGACTCGGAGGACACGGCAGGAGAGGACGACTCGGAGGACACAGACTCAGAAGCTGATCGATGACAAAGAGAAGATTCAGAAGCTCGTTGCAACTTCGAAGAACCACAGAACATCTGGACTGTGACAGAACCACAGAACATCTGGACTGTGACGGAACCACAGAACATCTGGACTGTGACACAACCACAGAACATCTGGACTGTGACGGAACCACAGAACATCTGGACTGTGACGGAACCACAGAACATCTGGGCTGTGACAGAACCACAGAACATCTGGACTGTGACAGAACCACAGAACATCTGGACTGTGACAGAACCACAGAACATCTGGACTGTGACACAACCACCTGACAGGAGCACGATGCCCTGAACCAAATGTCCAACAGCTGCACACAAGTAACATATTAAGATAAATATAATACAGACACTAGATCAACTTCcccacattcacacaaattATGTATTATTTTGTAATTCTGCAAATACAAGATTAGAGAGAAAAAACCCTGGACAACAACTGGTCCCATATCCAGCTGTGTGttacttgtgttgttttaatattttgagtGTGATGATGAAGGTCATCGAGTTCATTTCAATAAGCTCCTGACAACGTGCAGGAATTCATGACTTTATTTGGTAGCGGCCTGAACTCCGGCCCCGGGTGTAATTCTGAAACTGAACTGAGACGTTGGAATTTCTTGACAAATCTGTTTGTTGCTTTTGGAGTGAAAGTACAcaacgtgagtgtgtgtgccagatcaacaggtgtgtttgtgtttctgctcaggTGACAACGAGGAATATCCGTCGCTTCAGCAAAACCGAAAGTAAACGTGTGGAGCGGTTTATGAGTCAGTGTCGTTGACAGTTAACAATAAATCACTGGGctcagtttcctctgcagctcaaaCCGAACAGGGACAGTTTCTCCTGGAAAAACCTCCTTCTTCATTTATAGCTTTACAGTCAGAGGAGTGGAGATGAGAGGAATTCAGATCTGTCAGAAGGGCATAGAACAGCAGGACATAGAACATAGAATGTAGAACATAGAACATGGTGGATATAATCTGATGTATTATCACAGAATTGTTTATGAGGGCGACTTGAGGCACCGCTGGTTTTCTGGATCAGGCAAAATGAAAGTGAgcctagatagatagatagatagatagatagatagatagatagatagaatagatagatagatagatagatagaagatagatagatagataggatagatagatagatagatagatagatagatagatagatagatagatagatagatagatagatagatagatagatagatagatagatagatagatagatagatagatagatagatagatagatagatagatagatagatagatagatagaatagatagatagatagatagatagatagatagatagatagatagatagatagatagatagatagatagatagatagatagatagatagatagatagatagatagatagatagatagatagatagatagatagagatagaatagatagatagatagatagatagatcagatagatagatagatagatagatagatagatagatagatagatagatagatagatagatagatagatagatagatagcaccTCTCATATcactatagatagatagatagatagatagatagatagatagatagatagatagatagatagatagatagattagatagatagatagatagatagatagatagatagatagatagatagatagatagatagatagatagatagatagatagatagatagatagatagatagatagatagatagatagatagatagatagatagatagatagatagatagatagatagatagatagatagatagatagatagatagatagatagatagatagatagatagatagatagatagatagatagatagatagatagatagatagatagatagataacagGAGCTGCTACGACAGGCTCCCTGTCgtactttattactttattcatccccagaGAGggaattaagtcgtcatagcagccggtatatttgaatacaataaaatacaatacaatagaattaaataaaaaatattgaggtagaaagaataaaaacagaaacacaagataaataggtagataaggtgcagtggcaagatgatggtaatagtactgatgatatgatggtaatgttattgatagacagtatataaaaatagtacagtatatatagtatataatataacataatatatatttatgatagtaattataccaatataatagcagtatatagtaataatggcagcaacagtacatataataataataatagtaataatataataataataattatatttataacatgtacacatgtataaatatgtgtatatagacttatacatacaaagaatatacagagagtatgatataataaatgatatatagtagaggtataaatataagtatttgactatacaatagataatataatattctatgagtgtaagaatatgtagacagagtgtgcaaaagacaatattattgtataaaatgatatataatatcagtatggtttatattaacacatatcacatatgatgtgaagtaagtgtatatggagcggattCCATATTcctctgaggaggagctggaggttcTGCTGGAGGTTCTGCTGGAGGTTCTGCTGGAGGTTCTGCTGGAGGTTCTGCTGGAGGTTCTGCTGGAGGTTGTGAGCTCAGGAGCAGGTTAATGACTCCATGTGGGCGAGTTAATAAGTGAACGGGTCCACAGAGGAAGAATCAGTACCACTGTGTTCCAGGAATGTTCTGTCTCATTACGTGCGGCCGGCTCAGTGGGatgttcctctctcctccgggcGAAGCTGCACTGCCGAGCGTCACCTCTCATTTGTCTTTGGAAACAATGAACCAGTTACATAACTACATTCTTCACATATTTCCCCAAGAAAAGGTTTTAACGTTTTCCgcctgttaatggaggcggactCTGTTTGAGAACCTGACTTCTCCTCACTCGCTGACATCATGGTTCAGCAGCTCCAGTCTTTTGGACATTACATGTggtcgaccaatcaggagtcagtctcagctgtcaacgTCTCAGTGCGTTTTTATAGTATAttttatagtatatatatattcaatgtgATGACaactacctgaaatgacagaaaccatcttcgaCCAACATGTCCACTTTAGTTTGGTCCGTATCCTGtctgctgacatggaggaggcagagctaAAAACCtaaactgcagccagacaccagggggcgatagagatgctttggcttcccTTTCGTGAGAGGACATgtctcgtctgtctctgtctctggatCATCTGtcattgtctctgtctctggctAAATCCCGGATCCGCCCATTTTCTGGATCCAATATTTAAtggattattcttttttttaatagctAAAAAACTTTCatgagtgtttgttgtgtaaTCCTGGTAAACCATCTATTGTGTAGTTGTATCATCGTTAAAAACCTGAACAGCGTATTGGACTCGTCCTATAATTGTCGCCTTTGTTAaggtgtacttgtacttttttGTTTCACTATATAAAGTATCACCGTGTAATTACAGGCTGGATTAGAGTGTTACTGGCAAAGCTCCATCCTTTCTGACTGGGGGGGGTGTGGCTCTgtgccagcacacacacacacacacacacacacacacacacacacacacacacacacacacacacacacacaccacacacacacacacttctgggTTTATCGGCTGCGACAGTTTGGACAAAAGCTGAACatcagcgagtgtgtgtgtgtgtctgatgtgtgtgtgtgtgtgtgtgtgtgtgtgtgagtgtgtgtgtgtgtgttcagacatcacctgtcagacacacacacatcagacacacacacacacatcagacacacacacacacacacactgcgtcTTCTCTCAGGAACTCCtcagttcatctgctccttcatctccatcagacTTTATGTACAAACACGttaaacatgaagttacaaactggttcttctcatgtagTTTATCATGTGACGTGTATCATGTGACGTGTGCCATATGCCCCGCCCACTTGTCACCTGACTCTGTCATCACTTACCAAACATACCTGGACTTTCACTTCAAGGAAAACCCACAGCAGgtagaggaagtgtgtgtgtgtgtgtggggggggggaggttctCAGAAAAGGAGCGTCTGATTTTCTTTGTCCATCAGCAGCATCGGTTTCCAAATGAAGAGAATAACTGGTTTATAACACTTATAATTACAGGTTTTATGCATGTTTTCTGATCTATAACTCTAAACACATCTTCATTACTTTAGTTTGGATCCCATTTGTAAATGAAACATTAATAAATCATTAATATcataaatgttatgttgaagCTCTTTATTATATTTTCCAGTCTACAACTTGTTTAGTTGCATCATAATTCAAAACCTGTTTCCCATCTTCTCATGAGGATGGaatatatttacagtttattattatttctaactctccttttattatttcattttattttccacatggatgcagatatatataaaataaaccatATCAGTTATAACATAATAAGTCATAAATCTAATGGAGATGTATTAAACTTCATGtcccagctgcagctgctgtcatcAACACGAGCTCTActgtagcgtgtgtgtgtgtgtgtgtgtgtgtgtgtgtgtgtgtgtgtgtgtgtgtgtgtgtgtgtgtgtgtgtggctccatCTAGTGGCCATGAACAGTCACTTGAGACACACTGATCCAGGATCAGCTTCACTGAGCAGCTCAGGTTCATCTGCTTCCAACCTGCAGATGATTGTGGGTCAGAAGCAGCTGAGAACACAAacacgacacaaacacaaacacaatctctcACTTTTATTAAAGGACATTTTTACAACTCTGCAAAAACTCTGATTTCAAATATTGAGGAAATGAAACAGGACAAACACAACGAGCATCGTCCTCCAGGTGATAGACGGAGCCCGTTTGTTCTCTAGGGTTTCTTCTAGGCCATCGAGGCCGTGAAGAGCCAGTAGAGAGAGTAGCATGTTCCTgtagaggaacacacacacagacacacacacacacacacacacacacacacacacatttatgtaaACACCACAGATATCACGATCAAACCGTTgcattcatgtgtttttattaatcattatcattattatctgTGGTGTTTTTCAGCTCCTTGTCTCTGGCGTGGGATTCGAACCCTCGCCCTCTTTCCGTGAAGCGTTGGGTGTGTTACCTGCCATGGTGATGGTCATGGTCGCCCGGTAGAGCACAGCGTCCAGGGTTCCTCCCTTCAGGTGAACTGGGAGGCCGTTGTCCGCCTGTAACCATGGAAACCAAAACCAGCGTGTGTCAACACATGTGTACGACGTGTCGCCACATCTGGACAGTGAAGGTTCCACTGTTGTAAGATGGCGTCGTACTAACGGGAGGGAGCCTGGCGTAGCAGCTCCtggttatctatctatctatctatctatctatctatctatctatctatctatctatctatctatctatctatctatctatctatctatctatctatctatctatctatctatctatctatctatctatctatctatctatctatctatctatctatctatctatctatctatctatctctttatcttgtgtttctgcttttattctttctacctcaatattttttatttttattctattgtattttattcaaatataccggctgctatgacgacttaatttcccttcagagaggaataaagtaatctatctatctatctatctatctatctatctatctatctatctatctatctatctatctatctatctatccatctatctatctatctatctatctatctatctatctatctatctatctatctatctatctatctatctatctatctatgtattcatctatctatctatctatctatctatctatctatctatctatctatctatctatctatctatctatctatctatctatctatctatctatatctatctatctatctatctatctatctatctatctatttattatctatctatctatctatctatctatctatctatctatctatctatctatctatctatctatctatctatctatctatctatctatctatctatctatctattatctatctatctatatctatctatctatctatctatctatctatctatctatctatctatcatatctatctatctatctatctatctatctatctatctatctatctatctatctatctatctatctatctatctatctaatctatctatctatctatctatctatctatctatctatctatctatctatctatctatctatctatctatctatctatctatctattctatctatctatctatctatctatctatctatctatctatctattctatctatctatctatctatctatctatctatctatctatctatctatctatctatctatctatctatctatctattctatctatctatctatctatctatctatctatctatctatctatctatctatctatctattctatatatctatctatctatctatgtatctatctatctatctatctatctatctatctatctatctatctatctatctatctatctatctatctatctatctatctatctatctatctatctatctatctatctactatctatctatctatctatctatctatctatctatctatctatctatctatctatccatctatctatctatctatctatctatctatctatctatctatctatctatctatctatctatctatctatctatctatctatctatctatctatctatctatctatctatctatcttctatctattatctatctatctatctatctatctactatctatctatatctatctatctatccatccatccatccatccatccatccatccatccatccctccctccctcctcctccctccctatctatctatctatctatctatctatctatctatctatctatctatctatctatctatctatcatctatctatctatctatctatctatctatctatctatctatctatctatctatctattatctatctatctatctatctatctatctatctatccatctatctatccatccatcatccatatccatccatccatccatccatccatccatccctccatccctcccttccccctccctccctctcttcatcctcactatctatctatctatctatctatctatctatctatctatctatctatctatctatctatctatctatctatctatctatctatctatctatctatctatctatctatctatctatctatctatctatctatctatctatctatctatctatctatctatctatctatctatctatcatctatctatctatctatctattatctatctatctatctatctatctatctatctatctatctatctatctactatctatctatctatctatctatctatctatctatctatctatctatctatctatctatctatctatctatctatctatctatctatctatctatctatctatctatctatctatctatctatctatctatctatctatctatctatctatctatctatctctatctatctatctatctatctatctatctatctatctatctatctatctatctatctatctatctatctatctatctatctatctatctatctatctatcctcatccatccatccatctatccatcctcatctatctatctatctatctactatctatctatctatctatctatctatctatctatctatctatctatcctatctatctatctatctatctatctatctatctatctatctatctactatctatctatcatatGGCAACNNNNNNNNNNNNNNNNNNNNNNNNNNNNNNNNNNNNNNNNNNNNNNNNNNNNNNNNNNNNNNNNNNNNNNNNNNNNNNNNNNNNNNNNNNNNNNNNNNNNNNNNNNNNNNNNNNNNNNNNNNNNNNNNNNNNNNNNNNNNNNNNNNNNNNNNNNNNNNNNNNNNNNNNNNNNNNNNNNNNNNNNNNNNNNNNNNNNNNNNAAACCATCTTCGACCAACATGTCCACTTTAGTTTGGTCCGTATCCTGtctgctgacatggaggaggcagagctaAAAACCtaaactgcagccagacaccagggggcgatagagatgctttggcttcccTTTCGTGAGAGGACATgtctcgtctgtctctgtctctggatCATCTGtcattgtctctgtctctggctAAATCCCGGATCCGCCCATTTTCTGGATCCAATATTTAAtggattattcttttttttaatagctAAAAAACTTTCatgagtgtttgttgtgtaaTCCTGGTAAACCATCTATTGTGTAGTTGTATCATCGTTAAAAACCTGAACAGCGTATTGGACTCGTCCTATAATTGTCGCCTTTGTTAaggtgtacttgtacttttttGTTTCACTATATAAAGTATCACCGTGTAATTACAGGCTGGATTAGAGTGTTACTGGCAAAGCTCCATCCTTTCTGACTGGGGGGGGTGTGGCTCTgtgccagcacacacacacacacacacacacacacacacacacacacacacacacacacacacacacacacacacacacacacacacttctgggTTTATCGGCTGCGACAGTTTGGACAAAAGCTGAACatcagcgagtgtgtgtgtgtgtctgatgtgtgtgtgtgtgtgtgtgtgtgtgtgagtgtgtgtgtgtgtgttcagacatcacctgtcagacacacacacatcagacacacacacacacatcagacacacacacacacacacactgcgtcTTCTCTCAGGAACTCCtcagttcatctgctccttcatctccatcagacTTTATGTACAAACACGttaaacatgaagttacaaactggttcttctcatgtagTTTATCATGTGACGTGTATCATGTGACGTGTGCCATATGCCCCGCCCACTTGTCACCTGACTCTGTCATCACTTACCAAACATACCTGGACTTTCACTTCAAGGAAAACCCACAGCAGgtagaggaagtgtgtgtgtgtgtgtgtgggggggggagttctCAGAAAAGGAGCGTCTGATTTTCTTTGTCCATCAGCAGCATCGGTTTCCAAATGAAGAGAATAACTGGTTTATAACACTTATAATTACAGGTTTTATGCATGTTTTCTGATCTATAACTCTAAACACATCTTCATTACTTTAGTTTGGATCCCATTTGTAAATGAAACATTAATAAATCATTAATATcataaatgttatgttgaagCTCTTTATTATATTTTCCAGTCTACAACTTGTTTAGTTGCATCATAATTCAAAACCTGTTTCCCATCTTCTCATGAGGATGGaatatatttacagtttattattatttctaactctccttttattatttcattttattttccacatggatgcagatatatataaaataaaccatATCAGTTATAACATAATAAGTCATAAATCTAATGGAGATGTATTAAACTTCATGtcccagctgcagctgctgtcatcAACACGAGCTctactgtacgtgtgtgtgtgtgtgtgtgtgtgtgtgtgtgtgtgtgtgtgtgtgtgtgtgtgtgtgtgtgtgtgtggctccatCTAGTGGCCATGAACAGTCACTTGAGACACACTGATCCAGGATCAGCTTCACTGAGCAGCTCAGGTTCATCTGCTTCCAACCTGCAGATGATTGTGGGTCAGAAGCAGCTGAGAACACAAacacgacacaaacacaaacacaatctctcACTTTTATTAAAGGACATTTTTACAACTCTGCAAAAACTCTGATTTCAAATATTGAGGAAATGAAACAGGACAAACACAACGAGCATCGTCCTCCAGGTGATAGACGGAGCCCGTTTGTTCTCTAGGGTTTCTTCTGAGGCATCGAGGCCGTGAAGAGCCAGTAGAGAGAGTAGCATGTTCCTgtagagaacacacacacagacacacacacacacacacacacacacacacacacatttatgtaaACACCACAGATATCACGATCAAACCGTTgcattcatgtgtttttattaatcattatcattattatctgTGGTGTTTTTCAGCTCCTTGTCTCTGGCGTGGGATTCGAACCCTCGCCCTCTTTCCGTGAAGCGTTGGGTGTGTTACCTGCCATGGTGATGGTCATGGTCGCCCGGTAGAGCACAGCGTCCAGGGTTCCTCCCTTCAGGTGAACTGGGAGGCCGTTGTCCGCCTGTAACCATGGAAACCAAAACCAGCGTGTGTCAACACATGTGTACGACGTGTCGCCACATCTGGACAGTGAAGGTTCCACTGTTGTAAGATGGCGTCGTACTAACGGGAGGGAGCCTGTCGTAGCAGCTCCtggttatctatctatctatctatctatctatctatctatctatctatctatctatctatctatctatctatctatctatctatctatctatctatctatctatctatctatctatctatctatctatctatctatctatctatctatctatctatctatctatctatctatctatctatctctttatcttgtgtttctgctttttattctttctacctcaatattttttattttattctattgtattttattcaaatataccggctgctatgacgacttaatttcccttcagagaggaataaagtaatctatctatctatctatctatctatctatctatctatctatctatctatctatctatctatctatctatctatctatctatctatctatctatctatctatctatctatctatctatctatctatctatgtattcatctatctatctatctaatctatctatctatctatctatctatctatctatctatctatctatctatctatctatctatctatctatctatctatctatctatctatctatctatctatctatctatgtattcatctatctatctatctatctatttatctatctatctatctatctatctatctatctatctatctatctatctatctatctatctatctatctatctatctatctatctatctatctatctatctatctatctatctatctatctatctatctatctatctatctatctatgtattcatctatctatctatctatctatctatctatctatctatctatctatctatctatctatctatctatctatctatctatctatctatctatctatctatctatctatctatctatctatctatctatctatctatctatctatctatctatctatctatct from Limanda limanda chromosome 6, fLimLim1.1, whole genome shotgun sequence includes the following:
- the LOC133003103 gene encoding cytochrome c oxidase subunit 7A1, mitochondrial: MNHLLRVPALAGRAFSSSARTLRNRVPENQKIFQADNGLPVHLKGGTLDAVLYRATMTITMAGTCYSLYWLFTASMPQKKP